The proteins below come from a single Denticeps clupeoides chromosome 15, fDenClu1.1, whole genome shotgun sequence genomic window:
- the dph3 gene encoding diphthamide biosynthesis protein 3: MSVYHDEVEIEDFEYDEETETYFYPCPCGDRFAITKEDLMNGEEVATCPSCSLIVKVIYDKEAFMSGEIVEAPATDKKLELVQS; this comes from the exons ATGTCGGTGTACCACGACGAGGTGGAAATAGAGGACTTTGAGTACGATGAAGAGACGGAAACGTATTTTTATCCGTGTCCCTGCGGAGACAGGTTTGCCATAACTAAA gaagaccTGATGAATGGAGAAGAAGTTGCCACATGCCCAAGCTGCTCGTTAATTGTTAAAGTTATTTATGACAAG gaAGCGTTCATGTCTGGAGAAATAGTAGAAGCTCCTGCCACAGATAAAAAATTGGAGCTGGTGCAGAGTTGA
- the fhl2b gene encoding four and a half LIM domains protein 2b has product MAERYDCHYCKESLYGKKYVLREENPYCVKCYESLYSNTCEECKKPIGCNSRDLSHKDRHWHEDCFHCFKCSRSLVDKPFSTKDEQLLCTECYSNEYSSKCYECKKTIMPGSRKMEHKGNSWHETCFTCQRCQQPIGTKSFIPKDNNNYCVPCYEKQFAMQCVHCKKPITTGGVTYREQPWHKECFLCTGCKQQLSGQRFTSRDDFAYCLNCFCNLYAKKCASCTTPISGLGGSKYISFEERQWHNDCFNCKKCSVSLVGRGFLTERDDILCPECGKDI; this is encoded by the exons ATGGCGGAGCGCTATGACTGCCACTACTGCAAGGAGTCGCTGTATGGGAAGAAGTACGTGCTTCGTGAGGAGAACCCCTACTGCGTGAAGTGCTACGAAAGTCTATATTCCAACACCTGCGAGGAATGCAAGAAGCCCATTGGCTGTAACAGCAGG GACCTGTCCCATAAAGATCGCCACTGGCACGAGGACTGCTTCCACTGCTTCAAGTGCAGCCGTTCGCTGGTGGACAAACCATTCTCCACCAAGGATGAGCAACTGCTCTGCACCGAATGCTATTCCAATGAGTATTCCTCCAAATGCTATGAGTGCAAGAAGACCATCATGCCTG GTTCCAGAAAAATGGAGCATAAGGGCAACAGCTGGCATGAGACCTGCTTCACTTGCCAGCGTTGCCAGCAACCAATTGGCACCAAGAGCTTCATCCCGAAGGACAACAACAATTACTGCGTGCCCTGCTATGAGAAGCAGTTTGCCATGCAGTGTGTTCACTGCAAGaag CCAATCACGACCGGCGGTGTGACCTACCGCGAGCAGCCGTGGCATAAGGAGTGCTTCCTGTGCACTGGCTGCAAGCAGCAGCTGTCTGGCCAGCGGTTCACCTCCCGCGACGACTTCGCCTACTGCCTCAACTGCTTCTGCAACCTGTACGCCAAGAAGTGTGCTTCATGCACCACGCCCATTAGTG GATTGGGCGGAAGCAAGTACATCTCCTTCGAGGAGCGTCAGTGGCACAACGACTGCTTCAACTGCAAGAAGTGCTCCGTGTCCCTGGTTGGTCGAGGCTTCCTCACCGAGAGAGATGACATCCTGTGCCCTGAATGTGGCAAGGACATCTGA